One genomic region from Aggregicoccus sp. 17bor-14 encodes:
- a CDS encoding ammonium transporter: MRKTLVGAALAAVGVLGLSVPEVQQAQVGGPLSGADTAWMLTATALVLLMTPGLSFFYAGMVRHKNVVSTLLQSFIAMAVVSVLWVVVGFSLSFGDSVGGLGLIGDPRTFLFFRGVGVETHPALAPTIPLMLFALFQLKFAIITPALITGAFAERVRFKAYLLFMVLFSLFIYAPLAHWTWHPEGFLRRWGVLDFAGGTVVHMSAGFAALAGALVLGKRHAVPAAHAPTNLPFVLLGTGMLWFGWFGFNAGSALGANGAAALAFATTNTASAAAMLGWMTYDWMRGRKPSALGACTGAVVGLVAITPAAGFVSVGQSLVVGLVASLVSHVAVHLKSRTGIDDTLDVFPCHGLGGVVGMLLTGVLAKDVGLLSGHPHTFLVHLAALLLVSAFCLGGSFLLYKLVDLLVPLRVTREEELQGLDLSQHGETASEVSAQPLLPDAVAASVRPSNDAVGPLPSLA, encoded by the coding sequence ATGCGCAAGACGCTGGTGGGGGCCGCGCTGGCGGCGGTGGGGGTGCTGGGGCTCAGTGTGCCCGAGGTGCAGCAGGCGCAGGTGGGGGGCCCGCTGAGCGGGGCGGACACGGCCTGGATGCTCACGGCGACGGCGCTGGTGCTGCTGATGACGCCCGGACTGTCCTTCTTCTACGCGGGCATGGTTCGGCACAAGAACGTGGTGTCCACGCTGCTGCAGAGCTTCATCGCGATGGCGGTGGTGAGCGTGCTCTGGGTGGTGGTGGGCTTCAGCTTGAGCTTCGGCGACAGCGTGGGCGGCCTCGGGCTCATCGGCGACCCGCGCACCTTCCTCTTCTTCCGCGGCGTGGGCGTGGAGACGCACCCCGCGCTCGCGCCCACCATCCCGCTGATGCTCTTCGCGCTCTTCCAGCTGAAGTTCGCGATCATCACGCCCGCCCTCATCACCGGCGCCTTCGCCGAGCGGGTGCGCTTCAAGGCGTACCTGCTCTTCATGGTGCTCTTCAGCCTCTTCATCTACGCGCCGCTCGCGCACTGGACCTGGCACCCGGAGGGCTTCCTGCGCCGCTGGGGCGTGCTCGACTTCGCGGGCGGCACGGTGGTGCACATGAGCGCGGGCTTCGCGGCGCTCGCCGGTGCCCTGGTGCTGGGCAAGCGCCACGCAGTACCGGCCGCGCACGCGCCAACGAACCTGCCCTTCGTGCTGCTGGGCACGGGGATGCTCTGGTTCGGCTGGTTCGGCTTCAACGCGGGCTCGGCGCTGGGGGCCAACGGCGCGGCGGCGCTCGCCTTCGCCACCACCAACACGGCCTCGGCGGCGGCGATGCTCGGGTGGATGACCTACGACTGGATGCGCGGGCGCAAGCCGAGCGCGCTGGGCGCGTGCACGGGCGCGGTGGTGGGGCTCGTCGCCATCACCCCGGCCGCAGGCTTCGTGAGCGTGGGGCAGAGCCTCGTCGTGGGGCTGGTGGCGAGCCTCGTGAGCCACGTGGCGGTGCACCTGAAGAGCCGCACCGGCATCGACGACACGCTGGACGTGTTCCCCTGCCACGGGCTGGGCGGCGTGGTGGGGATGCTGCTCACCGGCGTGCTGGCCAAGGACGTGGGGCTGCTCTCCGGCCACCCGCACACCTTCCTCGTGCACCTCGCGGCGCTGCTGCTCGTCTCGGCCTTCTGCCTCGGCGGCTCCTTCCTCCTCTACAAGCTCGTGGACCTGCTGGTGCCCCTGCGCGTGACGCGCGAGGAGGAACTGCAGGGGCTGGACCTGAGCCAGCACGGAGAGACCGCGAGCGAGGTGTCTGCACAGCCGCTGCTCCCCGACGCGGTGGCTGCGAGCGTGCGTCCTTCGAACGATGCAGTGGGCCCCCTGCCCTCGCTCGCGTGA
- a CDS encoding RNA methyltransferase — protein MIRTQHDALELVRERQVVTEVPTHGPTSLVAAVIGRVPQGSWREHAKGRLVYRLGRQLRASPEVLAVRLVEGKVAFVDRALWPEVYRVAMEPERRRRSLEGLSPHARGLLTQVERDGVVRLAKEEGPWTKAREALEERLLVHFAEAQNEEGKHEAVLRAWRKWASAQLKHEAGRLSYDEALETLRAACGGAPAGLGPWVF, from the coding sequence ATGATCCGAACTCAGCACGACGCCCTGGAGCTGGTGCGCGAGCGGCAGGTGGTGACGGAGGTGCCCACGCACGGGCCCACCTCCCTGGTGGCGGCCGTCATCGGGAGGGTGCCGCAGGGCAGCTGGCGCGAGCACGCGAAGGGCCGGCTCGTGTACCGCCTCGGCCGCCAGCTGCGCGCCTCGCCCGAGGTGCTCGCGGTGCGGCTGGTCGAGGGCAAGGTGGCCTTCGTGGACCGCGCGCTGTGGCCCGAGGTGTACCGGGTGGCGATGGAGCCGGAGCGCCGGCGCCGCTCGCTCGAGGGACTCTCGCCGCACGCGCGCGGGCTGCTCACCCAGGTGGAGCGCGACGGCGTCGTGCGGCTCGCGAAGGAGGAGGGGCCGTGGACCAAGGCGCGCGAGGCGCTCGAGGAGCGGCTGCTCGTGCACTTCGCCGAGGCGCAGAACGAGGAGGGAAAGCACGAGGCGGTGCTGCGCGCCTGGCGCAAGTGGGCCAGCGCGCAGCTGAAGCACGAGGCGGGCCGGCTCTCCTACGACGAGGCGCTCGAGACCCTGCGCGCGGCCTGCGGCGGTGCGCCCGCGGGGCTGGGGCCCTGGGTGTTCTGA
- a CDS encoding CHRD domain-containing protein, whose translation MGRRAVAAVLGMLALAGCDNANELKASMTGPQERPTPVVSGGTGEAKANVKGNTVVVAGVFDNLTSTAIAAHIHGPADKDTAAPVLCGLTVTASSANGTSGTIGGTCDFSDAQIEQLKDGQTYINVHTQNYPDGEIRGQLE comes from the coding sequence ATGGGACGGCGGGCAGTGGCAGCGGTACTGGGGATGCTCGCGCTCGCGGGCTGTGACAACGCGAACGAGCTGAAGGCGAGCATGACGGGCCCGCAGGAGCGGCCCACGCCCGTGGTCAGCGGCGGCACCGGCGAGGCGAAGGCCAACGTGAAGGGCAACACGGTCGTGGTGGCGGGCGTGTTCGACAACCTGACGAGCACCGCCATCGCCGCCCACATCCACGGGCCCGCGGACAAGGACACCGCGGCGCCGGTGCTCTGCGGGCTCACCGTCACGGCGTCGAGCGCCAACGGGACCAGCGGCACCATCGGCGGGACCTGCGACTTCAGCGACGCGCAGATCGAGCAGCTGAAGGACGGTCAGACGTACATCAACGTGCACACGCAGAACTATCCAGACGGGGAGATCCGCGGTCAGCTCGAGTGA
- a CDS encoding AMP-binding protein, protein MAPSSVLARWRAQVASSRTAVLDAAGEHSYAALDARARAVAGVLLQGRATLAGERVALLADPGAPFVEALYGIFLAGGCAVVLSPLHPPAESSYFCEDAEVRALLVGESQRAKVPPLGAGVRVLGLEEAREAPLGAVETQPTDDDPALQIYTSGTTGKPKGAVLTHGNLGAQQAALGEAWGMRQDDVLLHCLPLHHVHGLSIAMLDALGAGGCVRFVAYEAARVWETLGACTVFMAVPTIYAKLFAAYDAADEATRARWAAHAVQLRLATSGSAALPVGLASRWRELTGHIPLERFGMTEIGVALSNPLEPGLRRAGHVGWPLPGVEVRVVDEGGQEAQSGELWVRGPSVFPGYHRREEATRAAFADAAGVRWFRTGDTVQREPDGCVRILGRTSVDILKSGGYKLSALELEELLREHPAVGEVAVVGVPDDVWGERVVACVVPRAGAEAACTEEALRSFAKERVAAYKVPKQVVLLPELPRNAMGKVVKPELVKRLR, encoded by the coding sequence ATGGCTCCCTCCTCCGTGCTCGCGCGCTGGCGCGCCCAGGTCGCCTCCTCCCGCACCGCCGTGCTCGACGCGGCCGGTGAGCACTCCTACGCCGCGCTCGATGCGCGCGCCCGCGCTGTCGCGGGCGTGCTGCTGCAGGGCCGCGCCACACTCGCGGGAGAGCGCGTGGCGCTGCTCGCGGACCCCGGCGCTCCCTTCGTGGAGGCGCTCTACGGCATCTTCCTCGCGGGTGGCTGCGCGGTGGTGCTCAGCCCGCTGCACCCGCCGGCCGAGAGCAGCTACTTCTGCGAGGACGCCGAGGTGCGTGCGCTGCTGGTGGGCGAGAGCCAGCGCGCGAAGGTGCCGCCGCTCGGCGCGGGCGTGCGCGTGCTCGGGCTCGAGGAAGCGCGCGAGGCGCCGCTCGGTGCGGTGGAGACCCAGCCCACGGACGACGACCCCGCGCTGCAGATCTACACCAGTGGCACCACCGGCAAGCCCAAGGGCGCGGTGCTCACGCACGGCAACCTCGGCGCGCAGCAGGCGGCGCTGGGCGAGGCGTGGGGGATGCGGCAGGACGACGTGCTGCTGCACTGCCTGCCGCTGCACCACGTGCACGGGCTCTCCATCGCGATGCTGGACGCGCTGGGCGCAGGGGGCTGCGTGCGCTTCGTCGCCTACGAGGCCGCGCGCGTGTGGGAGACGCTGGGCGCGTGCACGGTCTTCATGGCGGTGCCCACCATCTACGCGAAGCTCTTCGCCGCCTACGACGCCGCGGACGAGGCCACCCGCGCGCGCTGGGCCGCTCACGCCGTGCAGCTGCGCCTCGCCACCAGCGGCAGCGCCGCCCTGCCGGTGGGGCTCGCCTCGCGCTGGCGCGAGCTCACCGGGCACATCCCGCTCGAGCGCTTCGGGATGACGGAGATCGGCGTCGCGCTGAGCAACCCGCTGGAGCCCGGGCTCCGTCGAGCGGGCCACGTGGGCTGGCCCCTGCCGGGCGTGGAGGTGCGGGTGGTGGACGAGGGCGGGCAGGAGGCGCAGAGCGGCGAGCTGTGGGTGCGCGGCCCCAGCGTCTTTCCCGGCTACCACCGGCGCGAGGAGGCCACGCGCGCGGCCTTCGCGGACGCTGCCGGCGTGCGCTGGTTTCGCACCGGGGACACCGTGCAGCGCGAGCCGGACGGCTGCGTGCGCATCCTCGGGCGCACCAGCGTCGACATCCTCAAGAGCGGTGGCTACAAGCTGAGCGCGCTGGAGCTCGAGGAGCTCTTGCGCGAGCACCCCGCGGTGGGCGAGGTCGCGGTGGTGGGCGTGCCGGACGACGTGTGGGGCGAGCGCGTGGTGGCCTGCGTGGTGCCGCGCGCGGGCGCCGAGGCGGCCTGCACCGAGGAGGCGCTGCGCAGCTTCGCGAAGGAGCGCGTGGCGGCGTACAAGGTCCCGAAGCAGGTGGTGCTGCTGCCGGAGCTGCCGCGCAACGCGATGGGCAAGGTGGTGAAGCCCGAGCTGGTGAAGCGCCTGCGCTGA
- a CDS encoding outer membrane beta-barrel protein — protein MTRPLLLASLLLAAGAAQASGAPHTHDGFYLRLQGGFGGTSASNDDITLKGGSGGLNVEIGGALTRNFILYGKLFGTGTPDPDVKIGGITFETNNDLNGNFGAVGIGVTYYFMPVNLYISGAISATSLSLTQNGDKLGDPGNGGGLHLGIGKEWWVGDQWGLGIGAELAGTHVKGDNDTKDWNAGSFLLLFSATFN, from the coding sequence ATGACCCGTCCCCTCCTGCTCGCCTCCCTGCTGCTCGCCGCCGGTGCGGCCCAGGCCTCCGGAGCCCCTCACACCCACGACGGCTTCTACCTGCGCCTGCAGGGGGGCTTCGGCGGCACGAGCGCCAGCAACGACGACATCACCCTCAAGGGCGGCTCGGGCGGGCTCAACGTGGAGATCGGCGGCGCCCTCACGCGCAACTTCATCCTCTACGGCAAGCTGTTCGGCACCGGCACGCCGGACCCCGACGTGAAGATCGGCGGCATCACCTTCGAGACGAACAACGACCTCAACGGCAACTTCGGCGCCGTGGGCATCGGCGTCACCTACTACTTCATGCCGGTGAACCTCTACATCTCGGGTGCCATCTCGGCGACGAGCCTCAGCCTCACCCAGAACGGGGACAAGCTCGGTGACCCCGGCAACGGCGGCGGCCTGCACCTGGGCATCGGCAAGGAGTGGTGGGTGGGCGACCAGTGGGGCCTGGGCATCGGCGCCGAGCTCGCCGGCACGCACGTGAAGGGCGACAACGACACGAAGGACTGGAACGCAGGGAGCTTCCTCCTGCTGTTCTCCGCGACCTTCAACTGA
- a CDS encoding DUF1565 domain-containing protein, with protein MEGGDETTSDGLDTTEAGLRSQTLTASMVRVSKSADRSNSQPLQGATLTGNVYIFLQSGSVTTARQVEFYADASQTPATTETSSPWDFLGTSSGGTPNVYNSALLGDGTHTFTVRATFGNGKTSAVTVTFTAKNGTVPNTTPTPTPTPTPTPTPTPTPTGPQFFVSTTGNDANPGSEAQPWRTIQKAMRSATAGSTVNIRGGTYPERLSVGVSGTSGSPITFQPYGFSGGPNCGGYTGVACGGEKVILDYTSLGTVRDGVPYLDINGRTDIRIQGLTFQNYNTLGAMQRGVWVHGASQRVELRNNRFLRIKNPGAWDGTNALLNFWVETPATNVTVAGNELGEIVSNYGETLTLATSNVLIENNWIHDTDAIGINVGHLASGGGPTNLTIRGNLLEWISRKRDGSVWYGSQAASIYVNGAAGSVIERNTVRDSEWAYEVCSEPNYPDSHDIVIRNNVSLRNYAAFLVGTWYSNTNGSTVYNIKVLNNTVYGSTHGFVIRPHQSATVQWKNNLLVNTPTPLANSLNWPLGPMDYNLYSGSPAGPDAHKLTVDPQLTNPAAGDFSLRSTSPAANAGDPATATGDVGAVDLGGGTRLLGGRVDIGADEVL; from the coding sequence ATGGAGGGTGGCGACGAAACGACGTCCGACGGACTCGATACGACCGAGGCCGGACTGCGCAGCCAGACGCTCACGGCGTCGATGGTCCGCGTGAGCAAGAGCGCCGATCGGTCGAACTCGCAGCCGCTGCAGGGCGCGACGCTCACCGGCAACGTCTACATCTTCCTCCAGTCCGGCTCGGTCACCACCGCCCGGCAGGTGGAGTTCTACGCGGATGCCTCGCAGACGCCGGCCACCACCGAGACCAGCTCGCCCTGGGACTTCCTGGGCACCTCGTCCGGCGGCACGCCCAACGTCTACAACAGCGCCCTGCTCGGGGACGGCACGCACACGTTCACGGTGCGCGCTACCTTCGGCAACGGCAAGACGAGCGCCGTCACCGTGACGTTCACGGCGAAGAACGGCACCGTGCCCAACACGACGCCGACTCCCACGCCGACGCCGACTCCCACGCCGACGCCGACTCCCACGCCGACCGGCCCCCAGTTCTTCGTCTCCACCACGGGCAACGACGCGAACCCCGGCAGCGAGGCGCAGCCCTGGCGCACCATTCAGAAGGCGATGCGCTCGGCGACGGCAGGCTCCACGGTGAACATCCGCGGGGGCACCTATCCGGAGCGCCTCAGCGTGGGCGTGTCCGGCACCTCCGGCAGCCCCATCACCTTCCAGCCCTACGGCTTCTCGGGCGGCCCCAACTGCGGCGGCTACACGGGCGTCGCGTGCGGCGGCGAGAAGGTCATCCTCGACTACACCTCGCTTGGCACCGTGCGCGACGGCGTGCCCTACCTGGACATCAACGGGCGCACGGACATCCGCATCCAGGGCCTCACCTTCCAGAACTACAACACGCTGGGCGCGATGCAGCGCGGCGTCTGGGTGCACGGCGCCTCGCAGCGCGTGGAGCTGCGCAACAACCGCTTCCTGCGCATCAAGAACCCGGGCGCCTGGGACGGCACCAACGCGCTGCTCAACTTCTGGGTGGAGACGCCCGCCACCAACGTGACGGTGGCCGGCAACGAGCTCGGTGAGATCGTCTCCAACTACGGCGAGACGCTCACGCTCGCGACGAGCAACGTGCTCATCGAGAACAACTGGATCCACGACACGGACGCCATCGGCATCAACGTGGGCCACCTCGCCTCGGGCGGCGGCCCCACCAACCTCACCATCCGCGGCAACCTGCTCGAGTGGATCAGCCGCAAGCGTGACGGCAGCGTCTGGTACGGCAGCCAGGCGGCGTCCATCTACGTGAACGGCGCGGCCGGCTCCGTCATCGAGCGCAACACCGTGCGCGACTCCGAGTGGGCCTACGAGGTGTGCTCCGAGCCGAACTACCCGGACAGCCACGACATCGTCATCCGCAACAACGTGTCGCTGCGCAACTACGCCGCGTTCCTCGTGGGCACCTGGTACAGCAACACCAACGGCTCCACCGTGTACAACATCAAGGTCCTCAACAACACGGTCTACGGCTCGACCCACGGCTTCGTCATCCGGCCGCACCAGAGCGCCACGGTGCAGTGGAAGAACAACCTCCTCGTGAACACGCCCACCCCGCTGGCCAACTCGCTCAACTGGCCGCTGGGTCCCATGGACTACAACCTGTACAGCGGCAGCCCTGCCGGCCCTGACGCGCACAAGCTCACGGTGGACCCGCAGCTGACCAACCCGGCGGCGGGGGACTTCTCCCTGCGCTCCACCTCGCCCGCCGCCAACGCGGGCGACCCGGCCACCGCGACGGGTGACGTGGGCGCGGTGGACCTCGGCGGCGGCACGCGCCTCCTCGGCGGCCGCGTGGACATCGGGGCCGACGAGGTCCTGTAG
- a CDS encoding D-2-hydroxyacid dehydrogenase family protein yields the protein MKVAILDDYQGVALGLADWESLGAQVEVFRAPLPEAGRAERLRPFDVLVAMRERTPFPAALLAQLPHLRLLVTTGMRNASIDVAAARAQGITVCGTRAVGAPAAELTWGLLLALLKRIPTEDRALREGAWQLGLTQGLEGKRLGVVGLGKLGTQVARVGLAFGMDVVAWSPNLTDARAAVAGVRRVDKDALFATADVVTLHLVLSERTRGVVGAAELARMKPSAFLVNTARAGLVDEPALVSALQQGRLAGAGLDVFSVEPLPPEHPLRAAPHTVLTPHLGYVTQENYVVYYRDALEDIRAWAAGTPVRVLEA from the coding sequence GTGAAGGTCGCCATTCTCGATGACTACCAGGGCGTCGCGCTCGGGCTCGCCGACTGGGAGAGCCTCGGCGCACAGGTGGAGGTCTTCCGCGCGCCCCTGCCCGAGGCCGGGCGCGCCGAGCGCCTGCGCCCCTTCGACGTGCTGGTGGCGATGCGCGAGCGCACGCCCTTTCCCGCGGCGCTGCTCGCTCAACTGCCGCACCTGCGCCTGCTCGTCACCACCGGCATGCGCAACGCCTCCATCGACGTGGCGGCCGCCCGCGCGCAGGGCATCACCGTGTGCGGCACGCGCGCAGTGGGCGCACCGGCCGCCGAGCTCACCTGGGGCCTCCTGCTCGCGCTGCTCAAGCGCATCCCCACCGAGGACCGCGCGCTGCGTGAGGGCGCGTGGCAGCTCGGGCTCACGCAGGGGCTCGAGGGCAAGCGCCTGGGCGTGGTGGGGCTGGGCAAGCTGGGCACGCAGGTGGCGCGCGTGGGACTCGCCTTCGGCATGGACGTGGTGGCCTGGAGCCCGAACCTCACGGACGCCCGCGCCGCGGTGGCCGGGGTGCGGCGCGTGGACAAGGACGCGCTCTTCGCCACGGCGGACGTGGTGACGCTGCACCTCGTCCTCTCCGAGCGTACCCGCGGCGTGGTGGGCGCAGCCGAGCTCGCGCGGATGAAGCCCTCGGCCTTCCTCGTGAACACCGCACGTGCGGGCCTCGTGGACGAGCCCGCGCTCGTGTCGGCGCTGCAGCAGGGCCGGCTCGCCGGCGCGGGGCTGGACGTCTTCTCCGTGGAGCCGCTGCCGCCGGAGCACCCGCTGCGTGCTGCGCCCCACACGGTGCTCACCCCGCACCTCGGCTACGTCACGCAGGAGAACTACGTCGTGTACTACCGCGACGCGCTCGAGGACATCCGCGCCTGGGCCGCGGGCACGCCGGTGCGCGTGCTCGAGGCCTAG
- a CDS encoding chitobiase/beta-hexosaminidase C-terminal domain-containing protein: MTPTLSRLSRCAAALLVVQLASACGSSSPPTPPPTQSADTTAPTTRATPVGGSFAGSVTVTLQCDDGASGSGCAATYYTLDGAAPTTSSLRYGSALKLSSETTVRFFSVDVAGNAEAAKSEHYTFAVSPSDTTAPTVSASPVGGLYRTAQSVTLTCTDAGSGCAAIHYTTDGSTPTQSSPTYTAPLAVTQSTALRFFAVDVAGNASAVASEDYTLDGAAPTTEATPAGGTFAGDTAVTLACTDGAGSGCNATYYTLDGSTPTRDSTPYTAAVVVAQSATLKFFSVDKAGNAEAVRTESYLIDGAAPTTTASPAGGTYAAAKSVTLACTDGEGGSGCAATYYTVDGSAPTTASTRYTGAIEVSVDTTVKYFSVDAAGNAETVHTQTYVIDADAPSTTASPASGSYTGTQSVALTCSDGAGSGCSATHYTLDGSTPTSDSPLYASPLSLTGNVTLKFFSVDLAGNAEAVRTETYVIVPSPAEVSARIAKIRALADGPISEDVERAVVTFTKVLTGTAASDPAGFFLQAEQSGPAVFVAVDPATLSPAPTVGDTVSFHATAKATVGSQPRIAALDAASFTVVSSGASVDALRKDVSSEDLVAGLNELDSELVTVSGTVASAFAAAGTGHVSASFVTLGVAALSPNLKLRLTTAVQDSLDVAQGCSLTTAAPLWRFNAQAQVSAWTDPEVLAIACPAPKVLSATATSSTGVLVTFDRRIDPASVNAGGQQFTLTNGLVASSATVTGKQVQLTTSPQVSSASYQVTVASSVADTHAAGVDAAANSASFTGFLVPAQLVINELNPNLPSSHDLIELRVVSGGTMDKITLVESPSTVVATLPNVVVAAGDLIVVHLAPIAGEVTETTSKSQVQVPTFYDTAWDVVGGTTGLTYGNRVLRVKDPSGTTQDAVPLIVTTGTPASAFPAQLQAAQAEGLWLPTDCGGALCTYTSTPSASTVSVNMTGLTNTTASSVRRISTTDSNTLSDWVSATTGASFGLPNP, from the coding sequence GTGACCCCCACGCTTTCCCGGCTCAGCCGGTGTGCTGCCGCACTGCTCGTGGTCCAGCTCGCGAGCGCCTGCGGCTCCAGCTCGCCCCCGACCCCTCCCCCGACCCAATCGGCCGACACGACGGCCCCCACCACCCGCGCCACCCCCGTGGGCGGCAGCTTCGCGGGCAGCGTCACGGTGACGCTGCAGTGCGACGACGGCGCGAGCGGCAGCGGCTGCGCGGCCACCTACTACACGTTGGACGGTGCAGCGCCGACGACCTCCTCGCTGCGCTATGGCAGCGCGCTGAAGCTCTCGAGCGAGACCACGGTGCGCTTCTTCTCCGTGGATGTGGCCGGCAACGCGGAGGCCGCGAAGAGCGAGCACTACACCTTCGCGGTGTCTCCCTCGGACACCACCGCCCCCACGGTCTCCGCCTCTCCCGTGGGCGGCCTCTACCGCACTGCGCAGAGCGTGACCCTCACCTGCACCGACGCGGGCAGCGGCTGCGCCGCCATCCACTACACCACCGACGGCAGCACGCCGACGCAGTCTTCGCCGACGTACACGGCGCCCCTCGCGGTGACGCAGAGCACCGCGCTGCGCTTCTTCGCGGTGGACGTCGCGGGCAACGCGAGCGCCGTCGCGAGCGAGGACTACACGCTCGACGGCGCCGCCCCCACCACCGAGGCCACTCCGGCCGGAGGCACCTTCGCGGGGGACACCGCCGTCACGCTCGCGTGCACGGACGGCGCCGGCAGCGGCTGCAACGCGACCTACTACACGCTCGACGGCAGCACGCCCACCCGTGACTCCACGCCGTACACGGCCGCGGTCGTCGTCGCGCAGAGCGCCACGCTCAAGTTCTTCTCGGTGGACAAGGCCGGCAATGCGGAGGCGGTGCGCACGGAGAGCTACCTCATCGACGGCGCCGCGCCCACCACCACGGCCTCGCCCGCGGGCGGCACCTACGCCGCCGCGAAGAGCGTCACCCTGGCCTGCACGGACGGAGAGGGCGGCAGCGGCTGCGCTGCGACCTACTACACCGTGGACGGCAGCGCTCCGACCACCGCCTCCACGCGCTACACCGGCGCCATCGAGGTCTCGGTCGACACGACCGTGAAGTACTTCTCTGTGGACGCGGCCGGCAACGCCGAGACCGTGCACACGCAGACCTACGTCATCGACGCGGACGCCCCCTCGACCACGGCGAGCCCCGCCAGCGGCTCCTACACGGGGACGCAGTCCGTGGCCCTGACGTGCAGCGACGGGGCCGGCAGCGGCTGCAGCGCGACGCACTACACGCTGGACGGCAGCACGCCCACGAGCGACTCGCCGCTGTACGCCTCGCCCCTCTCGCTCACCGGCAACGTGACGCTGAAGTTCTTCTCGGTGGACCTCGCCGGCAACGCCGAGGCGGTGCGCACGGAGACCTACGTCATCGTGCCCTCGCCCGCCGAGGTCTCCGCGCGCATCGCGAAGATCCGCGCGCTCGCGGACGGCCCCATCTCCGAGGACGTGGAGCGCGCGGTCGTGACGTTCACGAAGGTCCTCACGGGGACGGCGGCCTCCGACCCCGCAGGCTTCTTCCTCCAGGCGGAGCAGAGCGGCCCGGCCGTGTTCGTGGCCGTGGACCCGGCCACCCTCAGCCCGGCGCCCACGGTGGGCGACACGGTGTCCTTCCACGCCACCGCCAAGGCGACGGTGGGCTCGCAGCCGCGCATCGCCGCGCTGGACGCGGCGAGCTTCACGGTCGTCTCCTCGGGGGCTTCCGTGGACGCGCTGCGCAAGGACGTGAGCAGCGAGGACCTCGTCGCGGGCCTGAACGAGCTCGACAGCGAGCTCGTCACGGTGAGCGGCACCGTCGCCTCCGCCTTCGCCGCGGCGGGCACGGGCCACGTCTCGGCGAGCTTCGTCACCCTCGGCGTCGCCGCGCTCAGCCCGAACCTGAAGCTGCGGCTCACCACCGCCGTGCAGGACTCGCTCGACGTGGCCCAGGGCTGCTCGCTCACCACGGCGGCGCCGCTGTGGCGCTTCAACGCCCAGGCGCAGGTCTCTGCCTGGACGGACCCGGAGGTCCTCGCCATCGCGTGCCCGGCGCCCAAGGTGCTCAGCGCGACCGCCACCAGCAGCACCGGCGTGCTCGTCACCTTCGATCGCCGCATCGACCCTGCGAGCGTGAACGCCGGCGGCCAGCAGTTCACCCTCACCAATGGCCTGGTCGCGAGCTCCGCCACGGTCACCGGCAAGCAGGTCCAGCTCACCACCTCTCCGCAGGTGTCGAGCGCCAGCTACCAGGTCACCGTGGCCTCGAGCGTGGCGGACACCCACGCGGCCGGCGTGGACGCGGCGGCCAACAGCGCCAGCTTCACCGGCTTCCTGGTGCCGGCGCAGCTGGTCATCAACGAGCTGAACCCCAACCTCCCGAGCAGCCACGATCTCATCGAGCTGCGGGTGGTGAGCGGCGGCACGATGGACAAGATCACGCTGGTGGAGTCGCCGAGCACCGTCGTCGCGACGCTGCCCAACGTCGTCGTGGCCGCGGGCGACCTCATCGTGGTGCACCTCGCGCCCATCGCGGGCGAGGTCACCGAGACCACCAGCAAGTCGCAGGTCCAGGTCCCGACCTTCTACGACACCGCCTGGGACGTGGTCGGCGGTACCACGGGCCTCACCTACGGAAACCGCGTGCTGCGCGTGAAGGACCCGTCGGGCACCACCCAGGACGCCGTTCCCCTCATCGTGACCACCGGCACGCCCGCCAGCGCGTTCCCCGCGCAGCTCCAGGCCGCCCAGGCCGAGGGGCTGTGGCTCCCCACGGACTGCGGCGGGGCCCTGTGCACGTACACGAGCACCCCGTCGGCGTCGACGGTGTCGGTGAACATGACCGGCCTGACCAACACGACCGCCTCGTCGGTGCGGCGCATCAGCACCACGGACTCGAACACCCTGTCCGACTGGGTGAGCGCGACCACCGGCGCCAGCTTCGGTCTGCCCAACCCGTAG